The proteins below come from a single Carassius carassius chromosome 11, fCarCar2.1, whole genome shotgun sequence genomic window:
- the LOC132152403 gene encoding motor neuron and pancreas homeobox protein 1-like, with product MDKSRNFRIDALLSESSQRIVREDSPGLCIDGTDIESATCKRTENSPPRAFQLQTGVMAKPGMLSICHPGLTSLSQGPMSGMYPSSMYSITALGAQHPTFAYSGFPQPYPEHLKAVVAGSFPLEHWLRAGLIMPRLADYSGAPQSGLIGKCRRPRTAFTSQQLLELENQFKLNKYLSRPKRFEVATSLMLTETQVKIWFQNRRMKWKRSRKAKEQAAQMETDGCKSDKRENKPKDLSRCGAHDDDEDLDGEEEDEEEEEEEFRKSINAGVGLPHPSNFLQHSSALSYSSHGSYSDDDLEEIGGERKIRLGL from the exons atGGATAAGTCGAGGAACTTCCGAATAGATGCGCTCTTGTCGGAGAGCTCCCAGCGGATAGTTCGCGAGGATTCCCCGGGACTGTGCATCGACGGCACCGACATCGAGTCTGCGACATGCAAAAGGACAGAGAACTCTCCTCCTCGCGCTTTTCAGCTTCAGACAGGGGTCATGGCCAAACCAGGCATGCTGAGCATTTGTCACCCAGGATTAACGTCACTTTCCCAGGGGCCTATGTCAGGAATGTATCCCTCATCTATGTACTCCATCACGGCACTTGGAGCTCAGCATCCCACCTTCGCGTATTCAGGCTTCCCGCAGCCGTACCCGGAGCACCTGAAAGCAGTCGTTGCCGGTTCGTTTCCGTTAGAGCACTGGCTCCGGGCTGGACTCATAATGCCTCGCCTCGCAGACTACAGCG GGGCACCTCAGTCTGGTTTAATCGGAAAGTGCCGGAGACCACGCACAGCCTTCACCAGCCAACAACTGCTAGAGCTGGAAAATCAGTTCAAACTCAACAAGTACCTATCACGACCCAAACGCTTTGAGGTGGCCACTTCTCTCATGTTGACTGAGACACAG GTAAAGATTTGGTTCCAGAATCGACGGATGAAGTGGAAGCGCAGCCGTAAAGCTAAAGAGCAGGCTGCGCAGATGGAAACAGATGGCTGTAAGTCAGACAAGAGAGAAAACAAGCCCAAAGACCTCAGTCGCTGCGGTGCACATGATGACGACGAGGATCTGGACGgtgaggaggaagatgaagaagaagaagaggaagagttcaGAAAATCGATTAACGCAGGTGTGGGTCTACCTCACCCATCTAACTTCCTACAGCACAGCTCCGCGCTGAGCTACAGCTCTCATGGCTCTTACTCTGATGACGACCTGGAAGAGATCGGAGGAGAGCGAAAGATCAGGCTCGGGTTATGA